A stretch of Malus sylvestris chromosome 11, drMalSylv7.2, whole genome shotgun sequence DNA encodes these proteins:
- the LOC126590091 gene encoding uncharacterized protein LOC126590091, translating to MDEVITAADASSNGSTSSQPSILPSNLPLLSAFLSCALAQFLKLFTTWYKEKRWDSRRMLGSGGMPSSHSATVTALAVAIGFQEGTGSAFAIAVVLACVVMYDATGVRLHAGRQAELLNQIVCELPPEHPVSSVRPLRDSLGHTPLQVLAGAVLGCIVAYLMRSSS from the exons ATGGACGAGGTAATCACTGCTGCTGATGCCTCATCAAATGGATCTACATCATCACAGCCGTCCATTCTTCCCTCCAATCTCCCCCTCCTCTCTGCCTTCCTCTCCTGCGCTCTCGCTCAGTTCCTCAAGCTCTTCACCACCTG GTACAAAGAGAAACGATGGGACTCCAGAAGAATGCTAGGGTCAGGGGGAATGCCCTCATCGCATTCGGCGACTGTGACGGCATTGGCAGTTGCTATTGGTTTCCAGGAAGGAACCGGATCCGCATTTGCCATTGCCGTGGTTTTGGCATGCGTT GTCATGTATGATGCAACTGGTGTAAGACTTCATGCTGGTCGTCAAGCTGAA TTATTAAATCAAATAGTGTGTGAGCTACCTCCAGAACACCCTGTTTCTAGTGTTAGACCGCTGCGGGATTCTCTTGGTCATACTCCATTGCAG GTTCTTGCAGGTGCAGTGTTGGGATGTATTGTAGCTTATCTCATGAGAAGTTCCAGCTAG